The sequence AAGACAAGATGAAAGTAAAAATGTGTTCTCTTCCGAATTAGTTTTTTTCCCACCTGTATTTTGTCAGACCAGTGAACATGGTGGTAAACTGTACTATTTGTATGGACCCTAGGTTACCTTTTCCCTTTGTTATCATACTATGTCGTATAACCTTAATTAGTGCTCCGGCTCATCTGGTGCACCATGCCAGGTGTGTATAATACTGACTTTAATGGGCGAGTGAAAGGGTTAAGGTGTGGTCTTTACTCCCAAATTTCACTTAAATATAGCTTCCAAATGAAGAGAGACAATGATACATAAAGTAATCTGGGGGAAAAATGCTATTTTATGGACAATGTGTTGCTGGTTCTTAAAAAAACCTTTATGGGGCTCTTAAAAGAGCCGTTTCACTCCACGGCATACTGCCATGGGACTTCATCTGCTGGCGATGAGAAGTAGGTGGTCAGCTTCTCCCTCACCTGGTGTACCTGTCTGGGGGCGTTGTTGGCCCCTGCCCTGGTGACATCAGGAAGGTGACCATTTGGCGTGCCCATCGCCATCCGGAGCAGCTCCTGGAATGACCTCCGCAGGTAGTTGTGGAGAACACATGTGGCCTTCACGCAGGCATAGATATTTGAGGGGCTGAGACCAAGCATTCTCCGGTACATTCTCCACTGGGCTGCCAGAATCCCAAAGGTGCATTCAACAACTAACCTTGCCCTGGACAGTCGTTTGTTAAAGATCCTTACAGGCTTTGGCAATGGCAACAGGCGTCCAGCGTAGGGCCTCATGAGGTTGGGTCTCAAAGGGAAGGCCTCATCGCCGACGAAGACGTGAGGAACAGGTCCCAGGTCTTCAGCCCCAGGGAGTGATGCAGGTGGTGGAATATCCAGGGTGCCATCCTGAAGTGCCTGGCCAGAGGCAGAGTCTCGGAGAGTCCCGCCATCACTTCCCTTGCCGTAAGCACCAACATCGACCACACGGAAACAGTAGATGGCATCTACTACAGCCAAGAGTACAACTGAATATGTACCCTTGTAGTTGTAGAATTGCGAACCTGAGCACGATGGAGCCTGGATTACTACATGTTTCCCTTCAATGGAGCCAAGACAGTTGGGGAAATTCCACCTCTCCAGGAACTCTGCAGCGATGGCCCTCCAGTCTTCCTCCTCGGGGACAGGCATGTATTCACCATCCAGACAGTCCCAAATGGCTTGTGCCACAGAGGGGACAATGCCTGCCACTGTGGACCATCCAACTCAGAAGCTGAATCTTATGGTCCTAGGAGTCCCCTGTTGccaagaatctaaaatataatgaTCAATATTGTGTATAACTTGAATTCCACCCTCATATTATATCTACTCATATAGCTACCTCATTACTGTTTATTATGCTTTACTAATTATATTGTAATACTCATCAACCATCATTAACAATGCCTTGAAACAGTACAATTCAGTCTATGACTATATCAATAAACTGTAGTCCAGGCCAACTATACTCTTAGAAAGAATGGTACTATCTACTTAAAAGGGTTCtatggctgtccccataggagatcccttttaggttccaggtagTACCCCATTTGATTCCAAGTAGAACCCTATTGGGTTCCATGTATTACGTAttatacttggaaccaaaaatggttatccTATAGGGAAAGAAGGACTCTTTTGGAACCTTTTTCTCTAAGAGTGTATGTGAGTCCAATAAGAATGTAATGAATGACTGTAACTGTCTTGAACAACAATGGGTCCTGGAGAAGACTAGCCTACCTTCACCAGGGCAGAAGGCACCTTTCTTTTCATTTGGTAACATTGCATAATTAAAAAAGGATTATATGATCGAACTGGCTTCGGTCCCGACGAAAGTAACTTCGGAATTCCTGTCCAAACAGTCGAAGCTCTTGAATTAGACGGTGGAACTCCCCTGCCTGCTTTCGGGAATTTAACCATCTCTGGACCCACACAGACCTGCGCTTTCGGCGGGGCTGGTCCCGGCCCAACAGCGCGATCAAGACCACCTTCCTCAACGTTGGTCTCATTGTTGAAAGAGCCTACTCTGCTATCTTGACTATTTATTATTGCATTTCGCTCCAAAACTGAATTTTGGAGGGAAAATATACTATGGCTATCACAAGTCATGTGTGGATGTAATCGAATAAATAATATACTTggcaaataaataaatttaaaaatttgAAGAAATTATGCAATCAAACTGTTTTTATGTCATCCCACATTTTTACTGAATATGTGtgcaaaaaaaaaatctacattcATATTTTGCTACTTTCTGTacgtatgcaccacacagaacgcactgcaactgcctctgcaacgcaatgctgGAAGGAAAATgcagcgttccattggaaatgaatgtacttctggtgtgTCGAAACCCCAACACAGTCGGTGTGTTCGAACCGTGAGCGTTGGGGCTCTTAACAACACTCCCCTATACAGAAGACTCTTTCGTCCAATGACTCTTGTATGTAATGGTCATGAGCAAGGGCTCTCGATAGATTAGCTAGCTAGGCATTAATGATGAATAATCATCATGTGGACAATGGCAGATTTTTGTCCTATTCTGAGAATGGACTGCTCTGTTACCCACACCCTACTTTTGAGCTAGTAGTGTTGGAGACACATTTACCTATTATTTGTTTGATTTGCCCCAAAGCCTTGTTGATATAGCAAATTTGAGCTATTAACCCTTGCTTGTTGTTTTATTTGAGTTGTTACTCCTCCCTACACTATCTACATGGGGAAAGACAAATATGAACGTAAGTAGCTGATCATTTGAAGTGTTTTTATAGTAACAAACCAAGATTGTTTTAGCAGCATTGTGAGGTAGCAAAGTGGCTACCTAGCCAGCAGATCCAACACATTTTGCTCACAGCTGCACTAGGGTCGGACAGGCTTCCTGTGTAGAACAAGACAGAGGAGCCGGCGCGAGACATGGCTGGGAAAACGTACCTCCATCCAGGGATGAGAAATGTGTTGGTCCATTATCCCCCTCCCCCGAAATTGTCCCATTATCTCAACTGTTACACCAGGAAGATTGAATGACTGCTAGTTTAAGTAAACTGCCGTTTTCGACCTTGCAGTAGCCATAGAACCCGTTATGGAATGGCACGTTGCGTTGAACAATTAAGGAGCTGATTGGCTGGCACTGCAATTCCAAAATGGTTCAGTGACTTCCGCTACCTAGCACGTGGACGAAAAGGGCAGTTTCATGTAAAACTAGCAGTGGCTTAATCTCAGTGAAACAGTTAGGATAATGGGACAATTCGGAGTACAACACATTTCTCATTTCTGGATTGAGGTACTTTTTCCGAGCCAAATTTCACGCTGGCTCTGCGGTGTCTTAAGGCTTCCACATGGTTTGGGTTGGCAAACGTAACAAGTGTGATTGcgtactcccttaaaagaccttaGCCAAAACAGTACTATTTTCAAGCGATCTTCAGatgccgtagccagtatacacttccgcAAAATAGTGAGAATTATTGTAAATTAAGAAATCTGCAGTATTTGTCAAGCGataaaatgtgcatgaaaacaaaTATCGTTCAATGacaaacacttaattgaagaatccctGATGTTGACCAGTGACCGAGGAAGGGGTGTAGACTTCGGCTCCGAACTTTGTCTTGCCTCAAGAAAGAATGTGTGAACGAACAGCCCAAAAAAACCTTCCGACCTGTTGCGGAAGGGAAGCATGCGGACTACTTTACTTTACACAGGAGGCATGTCCGACCCTAGTTCAGCTTTCATCAAGCGGGTCGGATCTGACTACCCAGCTTACTTTCTGCTGCTTTCTCACTATTAGATGATCTCATCAAATATGGATGGCCTGAAGACATTTGGTGAGAAACTCATATCTATTTCTTCTTGTAACTCAAACCATGAAATACATTATTAGGATTTGACCATTTGATGACCGTTTTTGACCGTTGGTTCTATGTATACATTACTCTATGTAGTGTTGAAGAATATCCACCAGGTGGCCCTAGAGCTAGGCTAATAGTACAGTAGTCCTATATCAGCTAATAGTGCTGTGGTAATATGCATGTCATTGATTATTTTAGTATGGAGGTGTTATTGCTGTTATAATAGTAACTGTATTATTTCCACAGGTTTCATGTGGATGAACTCTCTTCTGCCCATGTGTACCTTAGAATGCCTAAGGGACTGACAATTGAGGATATTCCCAAGGAAGTCTTGATTGACTGTGTACAGCTTGTGAAAAACAACAGCATCCAAGGTAATACATTGAGTGGCCCGGTGAGTTTGATTAGAATAATATAATAGTCATGTACACACTTCCTCCAGGAAACTTTGATATCCTTTTAACTCAGGATGTAAAATGAACAACTTCAATGTTGTCACCATGGGCCAACATAAAGAAAAACGGGACATGGATGTAGGCCAAATAGGTTTCCATCGGCACAAGGTGGTCAGTGATTTCTCTCTTCTGGCAAAATGTATCTGTGTAACTTTCGGATCTATTTGGCTACTTTTATAGGTCTCAGCTTTCATTGTCAATATATTTTTAGTTTCTATTGGTGTTCTATTTGAGTAATATCTATGAAATGATCATTTAGACTATGTCTACTGTTTTGCAGATTAAGATTGTGGCAGTAGAGAGGAAGATGAATGAGATTGTGAACAGGTTGGAGAAAACAAAGGACGAGCGATACCCTGATCTGGCAGCAGAGAAAGAGTCTCGAGATACGGAAGAGAGAAATGAGAAGAAGGCCCAGATACAAGATCTGAAAAAGAAAGATAAAGATGGCATAAAAAAGAAAAGAGAGCTGGATGAGCTCAAGTAAGTTCTCTTATCTCTGTCCAACCCTAGCTACATCACCTCTCTTCATCCGCCATCCCAAAACACTGTGAATAGTCACTTATGTGAATGATAAACTCTCACAGTAATTGTCCATTAATAGCAGTTATTCTTCGCTGATGACGAGTGACAATATGACAACAACTGAGGTGAGCTGATTAACAATCTAAACGGATGTGTAGTCTGCTTCTTTCAGAAATAGACTGGCATATTAATTGGTTATATGACTGTGTTGTAATATGACCATTATGTCTGAAATGTATAATTGTATCTTTTTCAGGATGGAAATGATTCGGATGACTTCATGTAAAAGGACAATATCGGACATACTCCACCACCTGCAAGTAAACATTGTTGGGTTGGGCCCTCACTGTTATACCGGACAGTGCTTTGACATTGTATATAGATCGATACTGTATTTTTGGAACAGTACGTGTGCCAATTTTGCTAAAATTTCAGGACTCTCTGAACAGCCTGGTTTCCCGACGCTTCTTGAATTTCAAAGGATAACATTCCAACAGCATTGATCTCTTGCACTGAACATCCTCTGCTTGACCGACAAGAGGGTAGTAACAACCTCCGATTCCTCAGAAAACTGCTGCCAACGATTTAGTCTTGGGACGGCTATTCCTTACAGGCTCTATGATCCAGTTCGGTATTGTTGCATGTTGACCTAATGATAGGAATTAATATATGATTTCCTGACCAGTATGTCTATGGGTGAAATTAAATGAGTATGTGCATTTTTAATTATAATTTACCTGGCCAATGCTGCAGATGTTGTCCTGGCCAGAGACTGGAACATGTGAATTGTGTCCTCGTGAATCCATGCATAAGGTTTGTCTTGGATGTTTCTTTGAAATCATTGAAAGATTGCTGACATTGTGAATAAATATCACCTTGTTTATCAGCTCAAAGTTAAATTTTAAACAAAAACTGAACTGCCCATAAGGTATGTTAATTGCCCAGTTCATTATTGAGACAATATGTTGACATAGCTTTGCTAATGAAGTGGGATGTGTAATGAATGGTTTGTGCTTGTTGAGAGAATGGGTACCACCAGCTTTCTCCTTCCTGGGTGATCAGAGCTGGGATTGAATTGACACATGCTGGTTTTTCAGTATAAAGCGTGACATCTCTATTTCTCAATGCTGTGTGTGGATGCAGCTGTGGTTGACCTCTGGTCCACATCGCACAGACTGAAACGCATGGAGCAGGTTGAGGGACGAGGGGTGTGTCCGAATTAATTATTCTGGAGGACTTGCATTTCATTTGACATCTGCGTAAACAATTTCACTCCAAACAACCTCTAAAAGCAGAATAAAAGGCCTTTGTTTCAATCTGCATGTGATTTGCTTGCCACTACATGAATAAGACTGGGTTATTCTCAGTGGCAGGATGTCATAGGTAACTATAGGCCCCGGTCTGTGTTTATCAACCAACTGTTGACTATGCTTATGTCACATGCCAGTATTATTTCAAGGACTGGAACATAGTGTACAAATGTCCTGTTTTCCATGAAGGTTGTTTCATGGATGAGGCATTTAGATATTTTTCAAGTTATGAACTGTTGAATAAACGCATGCTGTTGAAGTTATAGCTGACCTGACAGTTGTTTGTGTGTTTAGGATCTTATCACAACAAGCATACGTGGGGCAGCTCATGTTTTAGTTCTGATTAGAAGTAGCCTACATTGTACCGTTCCTGGAGAAACTGACCTACTGTAACGTGTTAGAAGACCCGAGGTAACAGTTACAGTACATTACCACATGGGATCCTGTATGATTGATGAGTGATTATGGTTTGGTTGGTTAATAATGATATGTGGCGCTGACATCGGTAACCCTTTCTCAAGAGATTTACTGCTTGGGTAGCATCAACTTGAGCTGTATGACTGTAAAAAGAAGCCAACACCGTATACTTTTTAAGTATTGTTGCAGTTCAGTTGCTCCTTTGCAAGGGAGTCATTGAGAGTTCAGCCAGAATTCCATATTCTGGTCTCATTTTATTTGTTCTGTTCTATGAGTCAATCCCAGAAGAGGTCCCAGTTATTTCGGTAATGAGATTTACATAGATGTACAACTTTGAAAGAACAAAAATCATGTTACACCCATTGTAACAACATGAAACCTAAAATGTACTTACATTTACCTTTACATTATTTCACATTTTGCGATTCCATTTTCTTTAGGACCACTAGATGGCAGATTGTTGCGTGTTTCAGGTGCATGTCTATAATGGACCAATAGCTGTACTAAATATCCCAGTTAT is a genomic window of Oncorhynchus gorbuscha isolate QuinsamMale2020 ecotype Even-year linkage group LG12, OgorEven_v1.0, whole genome shotgun sequence containing:
- the LOC123991620 gene encoding coiled-coil domain-containing protein 25-like isoform X1 translates to MGKDKYEHDLIKYGWPEDIWFHVDELSSAHVYLRMPKGLTIEDIPKEVLIDCVQLVKNNSIQGNTLSGPIKIVAVERKMNEIVNRLEKTKDERYPDLAAEKESRDTEERNEKKAQIQDLKKKDKDGIKKKRELDELKMEMIRMTSCKRTISDILHHLQVNIVGLGPHCYTGQCFDIVYRSILYFWNSTCANFAKISGLSEQPGFPTLLEFQRITFQQH
- the LOC123991620 gene encoding coiled-coil domain-containing protein 25-like isoform X2 → MGKDKYEHDLIKYGWPEDIWFHVDELSSAHVYLRMPKGLTIEDIPKEVLIDCVQLVKNNSIQGNTLSGPIKIVAVERKMNEIVNRLEKTKDERYPDLAAEKESRDTEERNEKKAQIQDLKKKDKDGIKKKRELDELNSYSSLMTSDNMTTTEDGNDSDDFM